In a genomic window of Pedosphaera parvula Ellin514:
- a CDS encoding type II secretion system protein, producing the protein MIQLYPNTGGEKRGVMKIMKSGRAFTLLELLVVIAIIAILASLLLPVLSRANASAQAAQDINNKSQMMHAWAMYAADYNDYMVPNSPINYGSSVAWVDSINGLENWGYGGDIPLSGNTNYGLLQRALLAPYLSGQVGVYKCPADKLPSANGPRLRSVSMNGQMGALGQTLLKAPGSNNKPGALYIRMVDLTCPAPSQAIVFLDESMATLQDGYLQIDTHGTSGFFPDIPANYHAGGCGLGYADGHAEVHKWLTGSLLNVPYGQSVGYPNYKISGVDSNNVDWKWWIQRVGCDQN; encoded by the coding sequence ATGATTCAGCTCTATCCAAATACAGGTGGCGAAAAACGCGGTGTGATGAAGATCATGAAATCAGGGCGGGCTTTTACCTTGCTGGAGCTTCTGGTGGTTATCGCCATCATCGCGATTCTGGCCAGTCTGCTCCTTCCTGTGTTAAGCCGGGCCAACGCGAGCGCGCAGGCGGCGCAAGACATCAACAACAAGAGCCAGATGATGCATGCCTGGGCCATGTACGCTGCTGACTACAACGACTACATGGTGCCTAATTCGCCGATCAACTACGGCTCCTCGGTGGCATGGGTGGACAGTATCAACGGGCTGGAAAACTGGGGTTATGGCGGGGATATTCCTCTCAGTGGCAACACCAATTACGGCCTTTTGCAGCGGGCGCTGCTTGCGCCGTACCTGTCGGGACAAGTTGGTGTTTATAAATGCCCGGCGGATAAACTGCCTTCCGCCAATGGACCACGGTTGCGGAGCGTTTCGATGAACGGCCAGATGGGGGCGTTGGGACAAACGCTGCTCAAGGCGCCCGGCAGCAACAACAAACCGGGGGCGCTTTATATAAGAATGGTGGACTTGACCTGCCCGGCGCCTTCGCAGGCGATAGTTTTTTTGGATGAATCAATGGCCACGCTACAGGATGGTTATCTGCAAATTGACACGCACGGAACTTCAGGCTTTTTTCCGGACATCCCCGCCAATTACCACGCTGGGGGCTGCGGCCTCGGCTATGCCGACGGACACGCCGAAGTCCACAAGTGGCTGACCGGTTCGTTGTTGAATGTTCCGTACGGTCAAAGTGTTGGTTATCCCAATTACAAGATTAGCGGGGTGGACAGCAATAATGTGGATTGGAAATGGTGGATTCAGCGGGTTGGTTGCGACCAAAATTAA
- a CDS encoding DUF6084 family protein: MPDLDFKIIGVEPAVHGLTPLLHFKVKITNTPASETIQTVTLHAQIQFQSAQRAYNVREQERLLDLFGTPDRWGQTLRNRLWAHANTMVRTFSGNTEATLPVQCTYDMNVTATKYFYALEKGDVSLLFLFSGTVFYTTPDNRLQVQQVSWDKECVYRMPISLWRGMMEHHYPNSAWLYLQRESFEKLYAYKRRHGLATWEQAIERLLPQPETEEIPA, translated from the coding sequence ATGCCTGACCTCGATTTTAAAATCATCGGAGTGGAACCGGCAGTTCATGGCCTGACACCATTGCTGCACTTCAAGGTTAAGATCACCAATACGCCCGCATCCGAAACCATACAAACGGTAACTCTGCACGCACAAATTCAATTCCAGTCAGCGCAACGAGCTTACAACGTCCGGGAACAAGAGCGCCTTTTGGACCTTTTTGGCACGCCCGATCGCTGGGGGCAGACGCTACGCAACCGACTCTGGGCCCATGCGAACACGATGGTGCGAACGTTCTCCGGCAATACCGAGGCCACGCTGCCAGTTCAATGCACGTATGACATGAACGTGACTGCCACCAAGTATTTCTATGCGTTGGAGAAAGGCGATGTCTCCCTGCTATTTTTGTTCAGTGGCACTGTTTTCTATACGACCCCTGACAACCGCCTGCAAGTGCAGCAGGTCTCCTGGGATAAGGAATGTGTTTACCGGATGCCAATCAGCTTGTGGCGGGGGATGATGGAACACCACTATCCCAATAGTGCATGGCTTTATCTTCAACGCGAAAGTTTTGAGAAGCTCTATGCCTACAAGCGCCGTCACGGCCTGGCAACGTGGGAGCAGGCTATTGAACGGCTGCTGCCGCAGCCGGAAACCGAGGAGATTCCGGCATGA
- a CDS encoding DUF5947 family protein: protein MNHNATAGRATPFTLLRRLTQPRTNRERCELCSVLLTPGHRHLLEMSSRQVICACDHCAMRFNLVVGGRFKLIPRYPHALPDFHLTDGQWESLALPIDLAFLFYNTPGGKLMALYPSPAGATESLLTLAAWQALVEDNPALTQMEPDVEALLINRVGATRQYYLAPIDACYELVGLIRIHWRGLSGGEDVWEQIAAFFTRLEERSEPLSIVGEEENHA, encoded by the coding sequence ATGAATCACAATGCCACTGCCGGACGTGCGACTCCATTTACGCTGCTGCGCCGTCTGACGCAACCGCGAACCAACCGGGAGCGGTGCGAACTCTGCAGCGTGTTATTGACACCCGGCCATCGGCATCTGTTGGAAATGTCGAGTCGTCAGGTAATCTGTGCCTGTGATCACTGCGCCATGCGTTTTAATTTGGTGGTGGGAGGACGATTTAAGCTGATTCCCCGGTATCCTCATGCGCTGCCCGATTTTCATTTAACGGATGGGCAGTGGGAAAGTCTGGCTCTGCCCATCGACCTGGCTTTTCTTTTTTACAACACGCCGGGCGGGAAACTGATGGCATTGTACCCCAGTCCCGCTGGTGCGACTGAATCGCTCCTTACACTCGCGGCCTGGCAGGCCTTGGTTGAGGATAATCCGGCTTTGACCCAGATGGAGCCGGATGTCGAAGCGCTTCTGATTAACCGGGTGGGTGCGACGCGGCAATACTACCTGGCACCAATTGATGCCTGTTACGAGTTGGTTGGCTTGATCCGCATTCATTGGCGCGGACTATCGGGCGGAGAGGATGTCTGGGAGCAGATTGCAGCGTTTTTTACCAGACTCGAAGAACGGTCCGAACCGTTGTCAATCGTGGGAGAGGAGGAGAACCATGCCTGA
- a CDS encoding NHL repeat containing protein, translating into MKTFVSFTLGPEKKLALLACSLGLFAVVAAQAQPLLIGTVAGYAGKGSADGVGGSAQLFGPQGVAVDGAGNVYVADTGNNIIRVVTASGLCRTLAGTAGVQGSADGMGAQASFNQPSGIALDSDGNIYVSDYGSSTIRKVTQSGQVTTLAGMTGVTGSVNNTGTNALFFHPMGLAVDNATNLYVADYGNHLIRKITPSNVVSTLAGVTGVPGSADGLGGQFNEPEAVAVDQAGNVYVADTGNAAIRMIMPGGSVTTLAGAAGFVGSADASGTNALFHQPAGIGINSAGNLYVADYFNNTIRQISPAGVVTTLAGLSGTAGSADGTNSSARFLGPQGVAVDSTGTVFIADTANSTIRVMTAAGVVTTLAGSPSEGSINGVTSSARFYSPQNVAVDGQNNIYVADTQNSVIRKITPFGVVSVLAGTTGVFGSADGSGANALFSGPQGIAVDGGGNIYVADTGNSTIRKITPSGSTSTLAGSAGNPGNADGAGITAQFYQPQGVAVDSANNVYVADTGNHTVRMVTPGGISSTLAGLAGTFGTFDGTNAGARFNGPTGIAVDGAGNLYVTDYNNDTIRKVTSAGAVTTLAGWTGMWGSIDGAGNSALFFGPSGISVDALGNLYVIDSGNSTLRKLTLSGGTWTVSTVAGMPGVNGGIDGSGAGAEFYYPAGVTVSAAGYVYVADAGNNTIRSQAIPPSILIQPQSQTNQTGTITLFNVGTYGTMPFSYTWQYNGTNLPSSSSSLMASNAGSYKVTVSNVAGQITSDVATLTLTNSPFGQTGVFQSIAMQPNGTVQFSLSGSSGAIYTLEVSTNLVNWTPLVTFTMTNGTVQLIDTTATNFPAQFYRLVSP; encoded by the coding sequence ATGAAAACTTTTGTTTCCTTCACGCTGGGACCTGAAAAAAAATTGGCGTTGCTCGCCTGCAGCCTGGGGCTATTCGCCGTAGTCGCAGCCCAGGCTCAGCCGCTGCTGATTGGCACCGTGGCCGGTTATGCCGGCAAAGGCTCTGCCGATGGCGTTGGCGGCAGTGCACAGCTTTTTGGTCCGCAGGGGGTGGCGGTGGACGGCGCGGGTAATGTTTATGTGGCCGATACCGGTAATAACATTATCCGTGTCGTAACCGCTTCCGGTCTGTGCCGCACATTGGCCGGAACCGCAGGTGTGCAGGGTAGCGCCGATGGCATGGGCGCCCAAGCCTCCTTCAATCAGCCTTCGGGCATTGCTTTGGACAGCGACGGCAATATTTATGTGAGCGACTACGGCAGCAGCACCATCCGCAAAGTCACCCAGTCAGGCCAGGTCACCACTCTCGCCGGCATGACGGGTGTTACCGGCAGTGTCAACAACACTGGAACCAATGCACTCTTCTTCCATCCCATGGGCCTGGCCGTGGACAATGCCACCAATCTTTATGTGGCTGATTACGGCAATCATCTCATTCGCAAAATCACCCCGTCCAATGTCGTCTCCACCCTCGCCGGGGTCACCGGTGTGCCCGGTTCGGCCGACGGCCTCGGCGGGCAGTTCAATGAGCCTGAAGCCGTGGCGGTCGATCAGGCCGGCAATGTTTACGTGGCTGATACGGGCAACGCCGCGATTCGCATGATCATGCCCGGCGGATCGGTCACCACCCTGGCCGGTGCTGCCGGCTTCGTGGGCAGCGCGGACGCCAGCGGGACCAATGCCCTGTTCCATCAACCGGCTGGCATCGGCATCAACAGTGCGGGGAATCTTTACGTAGCCGATTATTTCAACAACACCATCCGCCAAATTTCGCCTGCCGGCGTTGTCACCACTCTGGCTGGATTGTCCGGCACCGCAGGCAGCGCCGACGGGACCAATAGCTCAGCCCGGTTCTTGGGTCCGCAAGGCGTGGCGGTTGACAGCACTGGCACAGTTTTTATCGCCGACACGGCCAACAGCACCATCCGTGTTATGACCGCCGCGGGCGTGGTGACAACGCTTGCTGGATCACCCTCCGAAGGCAGCATCAACGGCGTCACCTCCAGCGCACGTTTTTATTCCCCGCAAAACGTGGCCGTGGATGGGCAGAATAACATCTACGTGGCCGACACCCAGAATAGCGTTATACGTAAAATCACACCTTTCGGCGTTGTCAGCGTGTTGGCCGGAACAACGGGCGTGTTCGGCAGCGCGGATGGTTCCGGAGCCAACGCTCTTTTTTCTGGTCCGCAAGGCATAGCCGTGGACGGCGGCGGCAACATCTACGTGGCCGATACCGGCAACAGCACCATTCGCAAAATTACTCCGAGCGGTTCAACCAGTACCTTGGCGGGCTCTGCCGGCAATCCCGGCAACGCCGACGGCGCTGGTATCACTGCCCAATTTTACCAACCGCAAGGCGTGGCGGTGGACAGCGCCAACAATGTGTATGTGGCGGACACCGGGAACCATACCGTCCGCATGGTCACTCCCGGCGGCATCTCCAGCACGCTGGCCGGTTTGGCCGGAACCTTTGGGACTTTTGACGGCACCAATGCCGGTGCCCGCTTCAACGGCCCGACCGGCATTGCGGTGGATGGCGCGGGCAATTTGTACGTGACAGATTATAACAATGACACCATCCGCAAAGTGACCTCGGCGGGCGCGGTCACGACCCTGGCGGGTTGGACAGGGATGTGGGGCAGCATTGACGGCGCTGGCAATAGCGCGCTTTTCTTCGGGCCCAGCGGCATCAGTGTGGACGCCTTGGGGAATTTGTACGTGATCGATTCCGGCAACAGCACCCTGCGTAAACTTACCCTTTCCGGCGGCACCTGGACGGTCAGCACCGTTGCGGGAATGCCGGGAGTCAATGGCGGCATCGACGGCAGCGGCGCTGGCGCCGAATTTTATTATCCAGCGGGAGTGACCGTCAGTGCTGCAGGCTATGTCTATGTGGCCGATGCCGGCAACAACACCATTCGTTCCCAAGCCATTCCTCCCTCCATCCTCATCCAGCCACAAAGCCAGACCAATCAAACGGGCACGATCACTCTCTTCAACGTAGGCACGTACGGCACTATGCCCTTCAGCTACACGTGGCAATACAACGGCACCAATCTCCCGAGCTCCAGCAGCAGCCTGATGGCCAGCAACGCCGGTAGTTACAAGGTGACCGTGAGCAACGTGGCCGGGCAGATAACCAGCGATGTCGCCACTCTGACCCTGACCAACTCGCCATTTGGCCAGACCGGCGTTTTCCAGAGCATTGCCATGCAGCCGAACGGCACCGTGCAATTTTCATTGAGCGGCTCCTCCGGCGCCATCTACACCCTCGAAGTCTCAACCAACCTGGTGAATTGGACCCCTCTGGTGACTTTCACCATGACCAATGGAACCGTGCAATTGATTGACACCACCGCGACCAATTTCCCTGCTCAATTCTACCGACTCGTTAGTCCTTGA
- a CDS encoding ECF-type sigma factor produces MSDVTRILESIEQGNPQAADELLPLVYGELRKLAAVKMASEGPNQTLQPTALVHEAWLRLVGQDNPRFANRAHFFSAAAEAMRRILIEKARRKHALRHGGGQKALDIEHLEIAAPCDNEEIFNVHEALDKLAIQNKAEADLVKLRYFVGMTLEETAVALGISARTADNYWAHAKAWLFREIERNRIS; encoded by the coding sequence TTGAGCGACGTCACCCGGATTCTTGAGTCAATCGAACAAGGCAACCCCCAAGCCGCCGACGAACTATTGCCATTGGTTTACGGAGAGTTGCGCAAGTTGGCGGCGGTGAAAATGGCCAGCGAAGGGCCTAACCAGACCTTGCAACCCACCGCGTTGGTGCATGAAGCCTGGCTGCGCCTGGTTGGACAGGACAACCCGCGATTCGCTAATCGCGCTCATTTTTTTTCCGCCGCCGCTGAGGCCATGCGCCGCATCCTTATTGAAAAAGCGCGGCGCAAGCACGCCCTTCGTCATGGCGGCGGCCAGAAGGCCCTGGACATTGAGCATTTGGAAATTGCCGCACCTTGTGACAACGAAGAGATCTTCAACGTCCACGAGGCACTTGACAAACTCGCCATTCAAAACAAGGCCGAAGCGGATTTGGTGAAACTACGTTATTTTGTTGGCATGACCCTCGAAGAAACGGCCGTAGCTCTGGGTATTTCCGCCCGCACCGCTGATAATTATTGGGCCCACGCCAAAGCCTGGCTTTTTAGGGAGATCGAGCGGAACAGGATTTCCTGA
- a CDS encoding phosphate-starvation-inducible PsiE family protein has protein sequence MKPYQGTPKVTRSWIARAFTAIEDIVYVGLGLLLGATAIVLLVSGIVSFCESLVAGTFPGTAISLLDRILLILLIVELLYTVQVSFREHALLPEPFLLVGLIAAIRRVLVLTAEFGHVPELTEQMFRSFFLELAVLTGLILTVTISLVLVRRRNPEPAERA, from the coding sequence ATGAAACCATATCAAGGAACACCAAAAGTCACACGCTCCTGGATTGCGCGCGCGTTCACCGCGATCGAGGATATTGTTTACGTGGGGCTGGGCCTGCTTCTCGGCGCCACTGCAATCGTACTGCTGGTTAGCGGCATAGTCAGCTTTTGCGAAAGCCTGGTCGCTGGCACATTTCCCGGCACGGCCATCAGCCTTCTGGACCGTATTTTGCTGATTCTGCTTATAGTCGAGCTCCTCTATACCGTCCAGGTTTCCTTCCGTGAACATGCTCTACTTCCGGAACCGTTTCTCCTCGTCGGTTTGATAGCCGCTATTCGACGTGTGCTTGTCCTCACAGCAGAATTCGGCCATGTACCCGAACTCACGGAACAAATGTTTAGAAGCTTCTTTTTAGAACTTGCTGTCCTGACAGGCTTGATCCTGACAGTAACAATATCGCTAGTTCTTGTGCGCAGACGCAATCCAGAACCGGCGGAACGTGCATGA
- a CDS encoding family 20 glycosylhydrolase: protein MNRGFIKCVLSLGVVALVSVAEAHPYASGITNSNGLISWVLNETASDVKIVFDDGATIMDYGPGLAVGTNVFTLGAHTNFSIVVFKVGSNVLNQISSDANIYNNFHGPRGVAVNKNPKTWNFGRTYVANANPGSAGPMRPVTTKGIYVMDAASEDCLGLGNVAATAGITLGSSTTFSPYKLFVGPDDALYVGDAATGIIGGVWRVDADLKTSATIFGLANPGNNTTASGVNFGRAAGTPNVTGSLANSNLVLTLTAWDLNLVNPPGTFSPTATGYQNIYRYNIGAGPLPWSNFPTVVTNPIRFGNINSVVMDVQIAPDGKYFITAKRNSPSDGTTNVCVLDSTGTTVLWDSKTQSAAYFGDTVNDHLSIVNYSISVSPDDKFVLIQGAANNNFLLMSLTNGIPDISTLTTNTTVGTGGGSTCYASTWDAADNIYVSSGGSGTLRIFSPGMTTTCITSNDATCTNGSFQLTTTSAALAAIQTQPTNQTAQCSGNASFFVGTSGVGLKYQWYLAGTGAIGGATNSVLTLSGVSMAQSGSSYTVIVSNTLNSVTSQVAVLTVTDTVPPIVTLNGSATISLPQGTPFIDPGATAMDSCAGSVPVTMSGTVDVNSIGTYHLFYLATDPSGNSATNSRTVVVQATNGPPFIEQQPSDQIAQCTSPVVFSVIAAGAAPLSYQWYNGALPLSDGAGVSGSSTATLTLSGTLLSQAGSYSVVITNSLNSITSRVATLTVSDTTIPTITVIGNTVISMVQGSSYIDPGATAADACVGSLAVSTAGSVDVNTPGRYVIVYAATNSTGNSASAQRIVTITPIPGPITAGTPNIIPLPATLQNRPGVFSLCPSQPYPSAPAHALMQILVDNASQATGQYLAAALFKSTGYQFRVVNSTETNAVKGAILITTSNAIPSLGTEGYELTVAPDSVVIRAPAQGGTFYGVQSLLQLLPPQIYSSHIVSGVAWTAPCVYIQDQPRFPWRGVMLDVARHFFNKDEVKQVLDAMAMHKLNTFHWHLVDDQGWRLEITNYPNLTVAGAFRSGTDYGLPPRAATATNAAGLYGGFYTQAEAREIVAYAQERHITVVPEIEMPCHVTCALAAYPQFGCGNAASFYNPDYPSINYGVDLYSLGTPATLAFLQDVLDEVMGIFPGKYIHCGGDEVVASGDRQWNTYSADVANMASLGITPNGSTSVIQYQHWFSSALANYLQTQGRMMMGWTEIENGGIVTNAALMDWQTGGSSQAVAAAEAGQPVVMTPDSSCYINYVEGGGSSSLKYEPPFVVGGTPSYLSLSQIYAFNPVPATLPSQYGSNILGAQCNLFGEYVPSFRNVMFKMFPRVTALAEITWTPQASQSFSNFTNRLVMEEQRYTQMGVNYDHETLPQIGTWGPTVSTSSTTNFYDITTNVTSAGEIDVSFWYTSGANLAISSVALLVNGVQVDVDAHAGLAEPSSIYQATKPFIPVFTLYVLQLPAMKPGATYTIQTVTQASGGTTASGTIYLPNWN, encoded by the coding sequence ATGAACCGTGGATTTATAAAATGTGTCCTGTCGCTCGGGGTGGTGGCTCTGGTCTCGGTTGCCGAGGCACACCCGTACGCCTCAGGTATTACCAACAGCAACGGACTCATTTCCTGGGTATTGAACGAAACCGCCTCGGACGTCAAAATTGTTTTCGATGATGGCGCGACGATCATGGACTACGGACCAGGACTCGCCGTGGGCACCAATGTTTTTACTTTGGGAGCCCATACGAATTTTTCCATTGTCGTTTTCAAAGTGGGTTCCAATGTACTCAACCAGATCAGCAGTGATGCCAACATTTACAACAACTTCCATGGCCCGCGCGGCGTGGCAGTCAACAAAAACCCCAAGACCTGGAATTTCGGCCGCACTTATGTCGCCAACGCCAATCCTGGTAGCGCCGGCCCCATGCGCCCCGTCACCACCAAGGGAATCTACGTCATGGACGCCGCTTCCGAGGACTGCCTCGGCCTTGGCAACGTCGCGGCCACGGCGGGCATCACTTTAGGCAGCAGCACCACCTTCTCTCCTTACAAATTGTTCGTGGGACCGGATGACGCGCTGTATGTGGGCGATGCTGCCACCGGCATAATCGGAGGGGTTTGGCGGGTGGACGCAGATCTCAAGACCTCCGCCACTATTTTTGGGCTGGCCAATCCCGGCAACAACACCACGGCCTCAGGTGTCAACTTCGGGCGGGCCGCCGGCACGCCAAACGTTACCGGCTCATTGGCCAACAGCAACCTGGTGCTCACGCTGACCGCGTGGGATTTGAATCTCGTTAATCCACCTGGCACATTCTCCCCAACGGCGACGGGGTACCAAAACATTTACCGATATAATATCGGGGCCGGTCCGTTGCCGTGGAGCAACTTCCCCACCGTAGTGACCAATCCGATCCGGTTTGGCAACATAAATTCGGTGGTCATGGATGTCCAGATTGCGCCGGATGGAAAATACTTTATCACCGCCAAGCGCAACAGTCCCTCCGATGGCACAACCAATGTGTGTGTGCTGGACAGCACGGGAACAACCGTGCTGTGGGATTCAAAAACGCAAAGCGCCGCCTACTTTGGCGATACGGTCAACGATCATCTTAGCATTGTTAATTATTCGATCTCCGTTTCCCCTGACGACAAATTCGTGCTCATTCAAGGTGCGGCAAATAATAATTTTCTTCTCATGTCGTTGACCAACGGGATTCCAGACATTTCCACGCTAACAACCAATACCACGGTAGGAACGGGCGGCGGTTCGACCTGCTATGCCTCCACATGGGATGCGGCCGACAATATCTACGTCTCCAGCGGCGGATCGGGTACCTTGCGCATTTTTTCCCCGGGAATGACCACAACCTGCATCACCAGCAACGATGCGACCTGCACCAATGGCAGTTTCCAATTGACCACCACTTCCGCCGCTCTGGCAGCGATTCAAACGCAACCCACCAACCAAACCGCGCAATGCTCTGGTAATGCCTCTTTCTTTGTCGGTACCTCCGGCGTGGGGCTAAAATATCAATGGTATCTGGCTGGAACGGGAGCCATTGGCGGCGCAACCAATTCGGTCTTGACGCTGAGCGGGGTTTCCATGGCCCAATCCGGCTCCAGCTATACAGTTATCGTCAGCAATACATTGAACAGCGTCACCAGTCAGGTTGCCGTATTGACCGTGACTGATACAGTTCCCCCCATCGTGACACTGAACGGCAGTGCGACGATCAGTCTCCCTCAAGGCACCCCGTTCATCGATCCAGGGGCAACCGCCATGGACTCCTGCGCCGGCAGCGTACCGGTGACGATGAGCGGGACGGTCGACGTGAATTCCATCGGCACGTATCATCTTTTCTACTTGGCAACCGATCCCAGCGGCAATTCAGCCACCAATAGTCGCACAGTGGTTGTTCAGGCCACCAACGGACCTCCCTTTATTGAGCAACAACCTTCCGATCAAATTGCGCAATGCACTTCTCCCGTGGTTTTCAGCGTCATTGCGGCTGGCGCCGCGCCACTGAGTTATCAGTGGTACAATGGTGCGCTGCCTCTTTCCGACGGAGCAGGGGTTTCCGGTTCCTCCACCGCAACTCTTACCTTGAGCGGCACACTGCTTTCGCAAGCAGGCAGTTACTCGGTGGTAATTACCAACAGCCTCAACAGCATCACCAGCCGGGTAGCAACCCTGACCGTAAGTGACACGACGATTCCGACCATAACCGTCATCGGCAACACGGTAATCAGCATGGTCCAAGGTTCGTCCTACATCGATCCTGGCGCGACGGCTGCAGACGCGTGCGTCGGCAGTTTGGCGGTGTCAACTGCGGGCAGCGTCGATGTAAATACACCGGGCAGGTACGTGATTGTCTACGCGGCGACCAACTCGACGGGTAATTCGGCCAGCGCACAGCGGATCGTCACCATCACTCCGATACCCGGTCCCATAACGGCCGGCACGCCCAACATCATTCCTTTGCCCGCAACCCTGCAAAATCGGCCCGGGGTCTTTTCCCTCTGCCCTTCGCAACCATACCCTTCCGCTCCCGCCCATGCGCTGATGCAGATTCTGGTTGATAACGCGTCGCAAGCAACAGGCCAATACCTTGCAGCCGCGTTGTTCAAATCCACTGGCTATCAATTTAGAGTCGTTAATTCCACTGAAACCAACGCCGTGAAAGGGGCAATTTTGATCACCACTTCCAACGCCATCCCGAGCTTGGGCACGGAAGGTTACGAACTGACCGTCGCGCCGGATTCGGTGGTCATCCGCGCGCCCGCGCAAGGGGGAACGTTTTACGGCGTTCAATCCCTGCTGCAATTGCTGCCGCCGCAGATTTATTCGTCCCACATTGTCTCAGGTGTGGCCTGGACTGCCCCGTGCGTTTACATCCAGGACCAACCCCGATTCCCGTGGCGGGGCGTGATGCTCGATGTCGCACGGCATTTCTTCAATAAGGACGAGGTCAAGCAGGTTTTGGATGCGATGGCCATGCACAAGTTGAACACCTTCCACTGGCACTTGGTGGATGATCAGGGCTGGCGCCTGGAAATCACCAACTATCCCAATCTGACCGTCGCCGGCGCATTCCGGTCAGGCACGGATTATGGTCTGCCACCTCGAGCCGCCACGGCAACGAATGCCGCCGGGCTGTATGGTGGATTTTACACGCAAGCCGAAGCGCGCGAGATCGTGGCTTATGCGCAGGAACGGCACATCACCGTGGTACCGGAAATTGAGATGCCGTGCCACGTTACCTGCGCCCTGGCCGCGTATCCGCAATTTGGTTGCGGCAACGCTGCCAGCTTTTACAACCCGGACTATCCCAGCATCAATTATGGCGTGGATCTTTACAGTCTGGGCACCCCGGCAACGCTCGCATTTCTGCAAGATGTCTTAGACGAGGTCATGGGGATTTTTCCCGGCAAATACATCCATTGCGGTGGTGATGAGGTGGTGGCCAGCGGTGATAGGCAATGGAACACTTATTCTGCGGACGTCGCGAACATGGCCTCTCTTGGCATCACACCCAACGGATCCACCTCAGTCATCCAGTATCAGCATTGGTTTTCCTCCGCTCTCGCCAATTATCTCCAAACTCAGGGGCGTATGATGATGGGTTGGACTGAAATTGAGAATGGCGGCATCGTGACCAATGCTGCGTTGATGGATTGGCAAACGGGCGGTTCCAGCCAGGCCGTGGCCGCCGCTGAAGCCGGCCAACCCGTGGTCATGACGCCGGATAGCAGTTGCTACATCAATTACGTCGAAGGCGGTGGTAGCAGCAGCCTGAAGTACGAACCGCCTTTCGTTGTCGGCGGAACGCCGTCCTATTTGTCGCTCAGCCAGATTTATGCTTTCAATCCGGTCCCTGCCACTTTGCCTTCGCAGTACGGCAGCAACATCCTCGGCGCGCAGTGCAATTTGTTTGGCGAGTACGTGCCCTCTTTCAGGAACGTTATGTTTAAAATGTTTCCGCGCGTGACCGCCCTGGCAGAAATAACCTGGACGCCGCAGGCCTCGCAAAGTTTCAGCAACTTCACCAATCGACTGGTGATGGAAGAGCAGCGTTACACCCAAATGGGAGTCAATTACGACCACGAAACCCTTCCGCAAATCGGGACTTGGGGTCCGACGGTTTCCACCAGCTCCACGACCAATTTTTACGACATCACGACCAACGTGACTTCGGCGGGCGAAATTGACGTTAGTTTCTGGTACACCAGCGGTGCAAATCTTGCCATTTCTTCGGTGGCGCTGCTGGTCAATGGCGTGCAGGTGGATGTTGACGCGCACGCCGGACTGGCTGAGCCAAGCTCGATTTATCAGGCCACGAAACCCTTCATCCCGGTCTTTACGCTTTACGTGCTTCAGCTGCCTGCAATGAAACCGGGCGCAACTTACACCATCCAAACCGTGACCCAGGCTTCCGGCGGCACGACGGCCAGCGGGACCATTTATCTGCCGAACTGGAATTGA